A region of the Clostridia bacterium genome:
CGGCGTTTTGTTCGGCGCATTCGCATAACGCGATGGTCCTGCTGCGCGGCGCCGGAACGGATCTGCCTCTTCAGCGCTGGCTAAACGAGGCGATATTCCCCAAAGAGGCTCTGCTTACCGGCGGTGATATCTATAACGGCACTCTCGCCGCCTGTGCGGAAATGCTCAAATACGGCGTCGTTTCTTCGAACGATATGTATATCGTCTCCGGCAATGATATGATCCGCGCCTACCGCGACGCCGGGATAAAGGCGAACGTTTCAGTCTCGGTAGTCTGCTTCGATCCTTCGGATCCTTTTATAAACAGGCCCGAGATACGTATGTACGAAGAGCTGTTTTCCGAAGTCGGCGCAAACGACGGCGATATCCGGGTCGACTGTTCCGTCCACGCCGAATACACCAATACCGAAAACAGCGTGCGCGCAATCGCCGAACTTGCAAACAGACACGGCGCCGGGTTCCACGTGCATATTTCCGAGACAAAGGCAGAACACGCCGCCTGTATCGAACGCCGCGGAATGACCCCCGTGCGCTTTATGGAAAAATGCGGGGCGTTCGAAAATCGCGTCATCGCCGCCCACTGCGTCTACTGTTCCGACGACGACCTGGCGCTTATGGCGGAAAAAGGCGCGTTTATGGCGTCGTGTCCCACTTCTAATCTAAAACTCGGAAGCGGGATACCGGATTATTCAAAATGTTTCAAAAACGGCGTTCCCGTTTGTTTAGGCACAGACGGCGTGGCGTCTAACAATAATCTCAATATGCTTAAAGAAGCTAAACTAATGGCGCTCCTCGCCAAAGGTGCCGCTTGCGATCCTACCTTATGTACCACCGCGGAAACGCTCAAGGCCGCGACGAGAAACGGATGGCTTTCGCAGGGGAGGGCGGACAGCGGACTTATAAAAGAAGGTATGTGTGCAGACCTTGCGCTGTTCAGGGTCGATACCGTCAATACCATGCCTTCGCCGGATGAAGCCGATACGCTTTTGTACTCCTGCGACGGCGAAGCTTATATGACTGTGGTAAAC
Encoded here:
- a CDS encoding amidohydrolase family protein is translated as MLFRNVVILDENFKPGAGVCVGIKDGVICHIGDYAEGYGEEFDCTGLLMTPAFCSAHSHNAMVLLRGAGTDLPLQRWLNEAIFPKEALLTGGDIYNGTLAACAEMLKYGVVSSNDMYIVSGNDMIRAYRDAGIKANVSVSVVCFDPSDPFINRPEIRMYEELFSEVGANDGDIRVDCSVHAEYTNTENSVRAIAELANRHGAGFHVHISETKAEHAACIERRGMTPVRFMEKCGAFENRVIAAHCVYCSDDDLALMAEKGAFMASCPTSNLKLGSGIPDYSKCFKNGVPVCLGTDGVASNNNLNMLKEAKLMALLAKGAACDPTLCTTAETLKAATRNGWLSQGRADSGLIKEGMCADLALFRVDTVNTMPSPDEADTLLYSCDGEAYMTVVN